One window of Drosophila busckii strain San Diego stock center, stock number 13000-0081.31 chromosome 3L, ASM1175060v1, whole genome shotgun sequence genomic DNA carries:
- the LOC108598500 gene encoding uncharacterized protein LOC108598500, whose protein sequence is MCSATKMFYSYRILWLSGVLLAQLLLVTIKAQEPASPVFQNHKTKEWTNLDNITFSFDCKRRSVGFYADMEYNCQIFHMCDEEGNRIPHLCANETSFNQEYRICDWDYNFNCTESPKWFYLNELTYATDPPDEDDEDY, encoded by the exons ATGTGCagcgcaacaaaaatgttttacagTTATAGAATTTTATGGCTTTCCGGCGTTTTACTAG CTCAACTGCTGTTGGTAACGATAAAGGCGCAGGAGCCGGCCAGTCCAGTATTTCAAAATCACAAAACAAAGGAATGGACGAATTTAGATAATATCACATTCTCATTCGATTGCAAGCGGCGCTCGGTGGGCTTCTATGCGGACATGGAGTACAATTGTCAG ATATTTCACATGTGTGATGAGGAGGGCAATCGAATACCACACTTGTGCGCCAATGAGACAAGCTTTAATCAGGAATACAGAATATGTGATTGGGACTACAATTTCAACTGCACAGAGTCACCA AAATGGTTCTATTTGAACGAGCTGACATATGCCACAGATCCGCCAGACGAGGATGACGAGGACTACTAA
- the LOC108601173 gene encoding uncharacterized protein LOC108601173, with protein MWKKFCTLLLCSSLLTVASAQIYNPYNTPSPTFSTLNNYYNPTPYPYNYYNPNANNYYSNNNDVKIRIWPYVIGQYLYPSYYNNNINDPYASFNNPNWQSYYANVYQNQNNWGKK; from the exons atgtggAAAAAGTTCTGTACTCTACTGCTCTGCAGCAGCCTCTTGACG GTAGCTAGCGCTCAGATCTACAATCCCTACAACACACCCAGCCCAACATTCTCTACATTGAATAACTATTACAACCCCACACCTTATCCATACAATTATTACAATCCCAATGCGAATAACtattatagcaacaacaacgatgtCAAAATACGCATTTGGCCTTATGTCATTGGACAATATCTATATCCTTCAtactataacaacaacatcaacgaTCCCTATGCCTCGTTCAATAATCCCAACTGGCAGAGCTATTATGCCAATGTCtaccaaaatcaaaataattggGGCAAGAAATAG
- the LOC108597950 gene encoding uncharacterized protein LOC108597950: MRPHITVASTNNKNQLLATPDTTDLSVWGIVRSLWSWVRSDLSESLFGDDEEKPAADTTTAAVEGRTFGKIRRLQMALIPIIFKFGVLSAMVAFLVAIGMKSLFLLKVLVVMNALAILGKFLTLKTSLFGQLDHAAPSFSYPGWNTNVKESWAPTGYSGTASHGPSKEIHLHIHGNAQTQAALAAQGYGYENTQTGWASRSDPYNAYQQPQAVGELAVPNVTDPINLLPTKYPARYLRR, from the exons ATGAGACCACATATCA CGGTCGCCAGCACAAACAATAAGAACCAATTGCTGGCCACACCGGATACCACGGACCTGAGTGTTTGGGGCATAGTGCGATCGCTTTGGAGCTGGGTGCGCAGCGATCTCAGTGAAAGTCTCTTCGGTGATGATGAGGAAAAGCCAGCAGCGGACACGACTACAGCCGCAGTAG AGGGACGCACGTTTGGCAAAATACGACGCCTACAAATGGCTCTGATACCCATTATCTTCAAGTTTGGCGTGCTGTCGGCTATGGTGGCTTTCCTAGTGGCCATTGGCATGAAGTCGCTGTTCCTGCTCAAGGTTTTGGTGGTCATGAACGCGCTGGCCATCCTAGGCAAGTTTTTGACGCTCAAAACAAGTTTATTTGGACAACTGGATCATGCAGCGCCAAGCTTTAGCTATCCAGGCTGGAATACCAACGTCAAGGAGTCCTGGGCGCCTACAGGATACAGCGGCACAGCATCACATGGACCCAGCAAGGAGATACATCTGCATATACACGGCAATGCTCAGACACAGGCTGCGCTCGCTGCCCAGGGCTATGGCTATGAGAATACGCAAACCGGTTGGGCCAGTCGCTCGGATCCCTATAATGCGTATCAGCAGCCCCAAGCAGTGGGTGAGCTGGCTGTGCCGAATGTTACCGATCCCATTAACTTGCTGCCCACCAAATATCCCGCCAGATACTTGAGACGTTAA